CATCGGCGCGACGACCGCGCGGATGCCGACGTCGTGGTAGGCCCGGGCGGCGGCCTGGATGCCGTCCACCGAAGGCAGCGGGTACTCGACGTTGAGGTCGTAGCAGGCGGTGCAGCCCTTGTGGACGAGCTCGATGGCGGAAAGCTGAGCCGTCAGGTACTTGTCCTCGACGCTCCGGTTGGCGTTGAGCGCACCGGACACGGTGAGCAGCAGCTCCAGCGGCACGCGATCGGGGACGAGCCCGCGGGTCAGCCCGCCTTGCCCGTGCGTGTGGGCGTTCACGAGGCCGGGGATGAGCAGGCGGTCGCGGGCGTCGAGCGTCCGGGCGCCCTGCGGCGCCGTCAGCCCCGGCCGCCCGATCTCGCGGATCGTGTCGCCATCGATCAGGACGTCGGCCGGCTCGGCCCGATGTCCCGCGATGTCGAGCACCCGGCCGCCGCGGATCACGGTGAAGCCCGTCATGGACGAGGTCCTACGATAAACGAAGTCGGCCGAAAATGCTCAACGGCCGAGCGCCATCGACACGAGCCCGGCGAAGATCACGACGGCGCCGGCCAGGCGCGAGCCGGGGTGCGCTTCGCCCAGGAGCCGCGTTCCAGGAGGGCCGCCAGCGGGATTAGGATATGGGCCGGACACTCGGAGGACATCCCGAGAAGAGGTCCGTGAGACACACGCGCATTATCGTCACTCACTACGGCGGGCCCGATGCACTCGGGGTGGTTGAAGAAGAGTGCCCCGAGCCGAAGGACGGGGAGGTGCGGGTGAGAGTGCTGGCCGCCGGTGTCTCCTTGCCGGACCTGATGATGCGCGAGGGGGTTCATCCCGAGACGCCCCGGCTGCCCTACACGCCAGGGTGGGATCTGATCGGCGTGGTGGATCGGCTGGGCGCCGGTATCTCTGGAATCGAACCAGGCCAGATAGTTGCCGCGTTGCCGATCAGCGGCGCGTATGCGGAGTTCGTCTGCTTGCCGCAACGCGAACTGGTTCCGGTGCCACCCGGGTTGGACGCCGCCGAGGCTGTGAGCCTCGTGCTGAACTACGTCACGGCGTACCAGATGCTGCATCGCTCCGCTAAAGTCAGACCGGGCCAGCGCGTGTTGATTCACGGCGCGGCCGGCGGGGTCGGCTCGGCACTCTTGCAGCTCGGGCGCCTCGCCGGGCTGGAGATGTACGGCACCTGTTCATCGCGAGGGGCGTCGGCCGTTTCGGACCTGGGCGGTATCCCAATTGATTACCAGCATCAGGACTTCGTGAAAGAAATTCACCGGCTCACCCGCGAGGGGGTGGACGCTGTCTTCGACGGCATCGGCGGCGCGCATATCTGGCGTTCCCGCAAAGCTCTCCGCCCTGGCGGGAGGGTAGTGGCCTATGGCCTTACTTCCTCGCTACGTGGGGGACGACTGGCTTCAGGTCATCGTCATCGCTTTCACGGAATCCCCATCTTCGGGTTGTATATTGCTGGCGGCTGGCTTTTACCGAGCCGGAGGCGGGTGGTCCCCTACAGCATCCAATGGCTCAAACGGCTGAGACCCGCAGTGTTTCGACGCGATTTGATCGCCCTGTTGGAGCTCCTGCAACAGCAAAAGATCAAACCGCTGGTCGCGCGGCGATTTCCTCTTGCCGAGGCAAGATACGCGCACGAGTTGCTCGGAAAGGGAGCGGTGACAGGCAAGATCGTGCTGACCGGGCAATCGTGAGAACGTACAACTCCCCCGGAGACGAGCGTATGGACGAGATCGTGACCGTGGCAGAAGGCCTGGTCCCGCTGATCCGCAAGCTACGCCACACGACCGAGAATGATCGGTGTATTGCGGAACCGATCGTGCGCGCTCTTCGCAAGAGTGACCTGTGTCGGATGCTCCTCGACACTGGCGCGCGCTCACCATACACACCGGAAGACTGGTTGAGGGTCCTCGAGACGTTGGCCGGCGCCGAAGCGTCGGTGTCCTGGCTCATCTGGAATAACACGTTGGCGTGTTTCTGGGCCCGCTTCTTGGATGACGCGGGGCGCGCACGGGTATTCGGCGATTCCAGTCGATTGTTCGCGGGCTCCACCCGGCCGACCGGACAGGCCGTGGCCACGCAAGGCGGGTTCCGGTTGAGCGGCCGCTGGTCGCTCGTGTCTGGCTGCGAGCTTGCCGACTATGTCCATCTCATCAGCCTGGTGCACGAGGATGGGGTGCCCCGCATGCTCGCCCCCGGGCAGCCCGACCTCCGCGTGCTGTTCGTGCCCAAGGGCCGCTACGCCATCCTCGACACCTGGCATGTCGGGGGCTTACGTGGCTCCGGGAGCCACGACGTCGTCGTGGACGACGTGTTCGTGCCCATTGAAGACTCGCTCGCGCCCGCTCCCCCGGTGGCGAGCAACGCACCGCTCGCCCAGCTGCCCATTATTCCGATGATGGTCGCCGGCATTGGCGCCCAGTTCCTGGGCATGGCGCGCGCAGCAATGGCGGTCACGATCGAGATACTGCGCACCAAGGTATCGGTGGATCCCGGCGCATCGATTCGCGAGCGACCAGGTGTGCTCGCCGACATCGCGTCGTATAGCGCGGCGGTCACTGCCGCAGGGAGCCACCTCCACGCAAGCATGGAGACCATGTGGCACACGGTCAGACATCAGCTTCCGACGGCCGAGGACCGTGCGGCGCTGTACAGTGCTGGTCTGTATGCCGCCACCACCGCGCGTGCAGCCGTCCTGGCCATGCACGCCGCGGCCGGGACGACGGCTCTCTATGTGGACTGCCCGCTGGAACGAAGCGTACGCGATCTGCAAACGATGGAGAGGCATATTGCGGCGCAGCCGGTCTGGTTGGAGGACGCGGGGAGAGTGCTTGTGGGGCATGAACCGGTGAATCCGTTATTCATGATTTG
This is a stretch of genomic DNA from Candidatus Methylomirabilota bacterium. It encodes these proteins:
- a CDS encoding medium chain dehydrogenase/reductase family protein, with product MRHTRIIVTHYGGPDALGVVEEECPEPKDGEVRVRVLAAGVSLPDLMMREGVHPETPRLPYTPGWDLIGVVDRLGAGISGIEPGQIVAALPISGAYAEFVCLPQRELVPVPPGLDAAEAVSLVLNYVTAYQMLHRSAKVRPGQRVLIHGAAGGVGSALLQLGRLAGLEMYGTCSSRGASAVSDLGGIPIDYQHQDFVKEIHRLTREGVDAVFDGIGGAHIWRSRKALRPGGRVVAYGLTSSLRGGRLASGHRHRFHGIPIFGLYIAGGWLLPSRRRVVPYSIQWLKRLRPAVFRRDLIALLELLQQQKIKPLVARRFPLAEARYAHELLGKGAVTGKIVLTGQS